GTGGTCCACACTCTAAATTATTTGTGAATGTAAGAGAAAAGGAAAGTTTATGCTACTATATTTTCTCCTCAATAGAGAAGTATAAAAGTATTATGCTTATATCATCTGGAATAGAAACTAAAGATTATGATAAAGCTGTAAAATTAATAAAAGAACAATTAGAAAGTTTAAAAGCAGGAGATATATCTGATGAAGAGTTAGAAAATAGTAAGCTTGCTTTAGTTAACTCTATGAAATCTATAACAGATAATATAGGTGGAATGTCTGATTTTGCTTTTTCTCAGTCTATGGCAAAGACAAATTCTGAAGTAGAAGACATAATATCTAGCATAGAAAAAGTTACTAAAAAAGATATAGTTGAGGCTGTAAAAGATATAGAACTTAATACTGTATACTTTTTAAGAAATTAATGGAGGAGATGTCTATGGAAAAAATAGTTAATGATATATTAAGAGAAGAAGTTTATTATGAAAAATTACAAAATGGCTTAGATGTATACTTTATGCCAAAAAGAGGCTTCACAAAAAAATATGCTATTTTAGCTACTAATTATGGCTCAAATGACTTAGAATTTATTCCAATAGGAGAAGATAAAAAGATTAGAGTAAATGAAGGAATTGCACACTTTTTAGAGCATAAGATGTTTGAACAACCTGATGGAGGAGATGCTTTTGAAAAATTTTCTAAATTAGGTGTAAGTGCAAATGCATTTACTAACTTTACAATGACAGCATACTTATTTTCAGCTACTGAAAATTTTTATGAAAGTTTAGAGCACTTAATTGATTATGTTCAAACACCTTATTTTACAGATGAAAATGTTGAAAAGGAAAAAGGTATAATAGCACAAGAGATAAAAATGTATAATGATGACCCAGACTGGAACGTGTATTTTAATTGTCTAAAGGCTATGTATGTAAATTATCCTGCTAGAATTGATATAGCTGGTACAGTAGATAGTATATACAAGATAACTAAGGAAGAGCTATATAAGTGTTACAATACTTTCTATAATCCAGGAAATATGGCTTTGTTTGTTGTAGGTGATTTGGATGTAGAAAAGGTCATAGATGTAACTAAAAAAGCAAATAATTATGATGTGGATAAGCTTTCTAAGAATATAGAAAGATTTTATCCTGAAGAACCAGCAAGTGTAAAGGAAAAAGAAGTTATAGAAAAATTTCCTATATCTATACCTATGTTTAACATAGGTTTTAAAGATAATAATGTAGGTGTAAAAGGAAAAGCACTTTTACGTAAAGAAATTGTAACTGATATACTTATAGGTATGTTATTTAAAAAGGGAAGTAAACTTTATGAAGATTTGTATATGCAAGGTCTGATAAATGAAAATTTTGGAGCTGGATTTTCATCTCAAGTAGACTATGCTTTTAGTGTAATTGCTGGAGATTCTAAGGAACCTAAAAAAGTAAAAGAGATAATTCTTGAATATATAGAAAGAGCTAAAAAAGAAGGATTATCTAAAGAGGAATTTGAAAGAACTAAAAAGAAAAAAATTGGTTCGTTTATTAAGTGTTTTGATTCTATAAACTTTATAGGAAATAGCTTTATATCTTATATATTTAAAGATATAAATATATTGGATTACTTAGATATTATTAAAGATGTTACTTTTGAGGAAGTTGAAGAAAGATTAAAAGAACACTTTAAAGAAGAGTATTGTGTTATTTCTATTGTAGAACCTAAATAGAAACTTTGAACATTACAAAGTTTGAACAATACCATGAGTAGCTAAATACCAAATACTTAATTTTGATACTTATCTTATTTAGATAACAAGTGGGTTTGTTGAATATACTTGTATAAATTAAGTTAGTAAAAATTAAATATTATTAATAAAAACTTATAGAGAGATTGGTGTATATTATACACCAATTTCTTTGATTACAAATAATTTATGAATGATTTTGTTGTGATGATGTGTATAATATATTTTGAGTATTTGTAGAATCAACATCAATATGTTTTGTAGAATTAACATTAATATGTTATCATAATTTAGTATAATTACAATTAATTGTAAACATGGTGTATTGCTTTGGAAATATTTTAATTAAGATAAAGAGGTGGAGTTATGGATAGAGTTGCATTTACACTGTTTGGGATAGAGATAATGTGGTATGGGATACTTATGGCTAGTGGCATGATTTTGGGAACTTTAATAGCAATAAAAGAGTCAAAAAGAGTTGGACTTAAAGAAGATGATGTATTAAATATAGCTATCATAGCAATTCCTGTTGGATTAATATGTGCAAGAATATATTATGTTATATTTAATTGGAGTTATTATGTTCAAAATCTATCTCAAATTCTTAATTTTAGAGGTGGTGGACTTGCTATACATGGAGGGTTAATAGGTGGAATCTTAGCTGGTTATATATACACTAAGGTTAAAAATATTAATTTCTTAAAAATGGCTGATACTGTCATACTTGGAATGCCTTTAGCACAAGCTATAGGAAGATGGGGGAACTTTATTAATGGAGAAGCTCATGGAGGTACAACTAATTTACCATGGGGAATAATGGTTGATGGAGTAAAGGTTCATCCAACTTTTTTATACGAGTCTATATGGGATTTTGGAATATTTATAGTCTTATTATTGTTTAGAAAAAATAAAAAATACGAAGGACAAATTATAGTAACTTATATAACCATTTATTCAATAGGAAGGTTTTTTATAGAAGGATTAAGAACAGATAGTTTAATGTTAGGACCACTTAGAATGGCTCAAGTGATAAGTTTAGTTGGAGTTGTTGTTGGTGTAATAGCACATATTTATTTATCAAAGAGAAATAAAAACAACCGTATTGAAGAATAATTTAAATAGTAAGTTTAAAGGAGGTAACTATGGAATTTCATCATGTATCAGTTCTTTTAAATGAATGCATAGAAAATTTAAAGATAAAACCAGATGGAGTATATGTTGACTGTACTATGGGTGGTGCAGGACACTCCAAAGAAATAGTAAAAAAATTATCAGATAAAGGTTTGTTTATAGGATTTGACCAAGATAAAAATGCTATAAATACAGCGAGAGAAAGACTAAGTGAATATGAAAGCAGAGTAAAATTTGTTCATAGCAATTTTGAAAATATAAAAGAAGAATTGGAAAAAATCGGAGTTTATAAGATAGATGGTGTACTAGCAGATTTAGGAGTTTCCTCTCATCAACTTGATGAAGCTGAGAGAGGATTTTCTTATATGCAAGATGCACCACTTGATATGAGGATGGATGTTAGGTGTGAATTTTCAGCATATGATGTTGTAAACACTTATACAGAAGATGAACTAGCTAAGATAATTAAAGATTATGGTGAAGATAACTGGGCTAAACGTATAGCTAAATTTATAGTTGAGGAAAGAGTGAATAAATCAATAGAAACTACAGGTGAATTGGTTGATATAATTAAAAAAGCTATTCCTAAAAAAGCTAGAATAGATGGGCCTCATCCAGCTAAAAGGACTTTTCAGGCTATACGAATAGAAGTAAATAATGAACTTGGAGTAATTACAAATATGATAAATGATGCTTCTTCTATAATGAATGAAGGTGGTAGAATCTGTATAATAACATTTCATTCATTAGAGGATAGAATAGTAAAGAATGCATTTAAATATCTAGCATCAGACTGTATATGCCCACAACACTTACC
This sequence is a window from Clostridioides difficile. Protein-coding genes within it:
- a CDS encoding insulinase family protein, with the protein product MEKIVNDILREEVYYEKLQNGLDVYFMPKRGFTKKYAILATNYGSNDLEFIPIGEDKKIRVNEGIAHFLEHKMFEQPDGGDAFEKFSKLGVSANAFTNFTMTAYLFSATENFYESLEHLIDYVQTPYFTDENVEKEKGIIAQEIKMYNDDPDWNVYFNCLKAMYVNYPARIDIAGTVDSIYKITKEELYKCYNTFYNPGNMALFVVGDLDVEKVIDVTKKANNYDVDKLSKNIERFYPEEPASVKEKEVIEKFPISIPMFNIGFKDNNVGVKGKALLRKEIVTDILIGMLFKKGSKLYEDLYMQGLINENFGAGFSSQVDYAFSVIAGDSKEPKKVKEIILEYIERAKKEGLSKEEFERTKKKKIGSFIKCFDSINFIGNSFISYIFKDINILDYLDIIKDVTFEEVEERLKEHFKEEYCVISIVEPK
- the lgt gene encoding prolipoprotein diacylglyceryl transferase gives rise to the protein MDRVAFTLFGIEIMWYGILMASGMILGTLIAIKESKRVGLKEDDVLNIAIIAIPVGLICARIYYVIFNWSYYVQNLSQILNFRGGGLAIHGGLIGGILAGYIYTKVKNINFLKMADTVILGMPLAQAIGRWGNFINGEAHGGTTNLPWGIMVDGVKVHPTFLYESIWDFGIFIVLLLFRKNKKYEGQIIVTYITIYSIGRFFIEGLRTDSLMLGPLRMAQVISLVGVVVGVIAHIYLSKRNKNNRIEE
- the rsmH gene encoding 16S rRNA (cytosine(1402)-N(4))-methyltransferase RsmH, which translates into the protein MEFHHVSVLLNECIENLKIKPDGVYVDCTMGGAGHSKEIVKKLSDKGLFIGFDQDKNAINTARERLSEYESRVKFVHSNFENIKEELEKIGVYKIDGVLADLGVSSHQLDEAERGFSYMQDAPLDMRMDVRCEFSAYDVVNTYTEDELAKIIKDYGEDNWAKRIAKFIVEERVNKSIETTGELVDIIKKAIPKKARIDGPHPAKRTFQAIRIEVNNELGVITNMINDASSIMNEGGRICIITFHSLEDRIVKNAFKYLASDCICPQHLPICQCDKESEVKIITRKPILPSDEEIEVNPRSRSAKLRVAEKI